Proteins co-encoded in one uncultured Draconibacterium sp. genomic window:
- a CDS encoding GNAT family protein: MEHIRINHKIRLELINSSMAEIVFQTIDRDREYLKKWLPFVQYTSKVEDTQAFITSITGSDNKSDLVYTIWYNEEFAGLIGFKDSDWGNRKTELGYWLAEKMQGKGIITTCVEKLVRFAFQKQKMNRIQIKVAEENLQSEKIPLKLGFVYEGTERQGEHHSTGYVNLRIYSKLKHEIAD; the protein is encoded by the coding sequence ATGGAACACATTAGGATAAACCACAAAATCAGGCTCGAACTGATTAACTCGTCGATGGCCGAAATTGTATTTCAAACCATTGACCGCGATCGCGAATACCTGAAAAAGTGGCTCCCGTTTGTGCAGTACACCAGCAAAGTTGAAGATACGCAGGCTTTTATAACCAGCATCACCGGCAGCGATAACAAAAGCGACCTGGTTTACACCATATGGTACAATGAGGAATTTGCCGGACTGATTGGTTTTAAGGACTCCGATTGGGGGAACCGGAAAACCGAACTCGGTTATTGGCTGGCCGAAAAAATGCAGGGAAAAGGAATTATAACCACTTGTGTTGAAAAACTTGTTCGTTTTGCTTTTCAGAAACAAAAAATGAACCGCATACAGATTAAAGTGGCGGAAGAAAATTTACAGAGTGAGAAAATTCCACTAAAACTGGGATTTGTATACGAAGGCACTGAACGTCAAGGGGAACACCACAGCACCGGTTATGTGAATCTTAGAATTTACAGCAAGCTCAAACACGAAATCGCAGATTAG
- a CDS encoding peptidylprolyl isomerase, which yields MKLIVLLLIAFVGAGISCSNAKQSKEQELVVISTDFGEIKLKLYDDTPEHKKNFLKLIDEGYYDGLLFHRVMENFMIQGGDPDSKDAAPGARLGAGNPGYTIPAEILPQHFHKKGALAAARRGGSSNPEKRSSGSQFYIVQGEVFTPGKLDTMEMMLNSRAKNEFLQEKFAEAKPKLDEYRKNNDQDGFNIFVAELRAAADSAWTNQPKFSFTDEQREAYTTIGGYPSLDGEYTVFGEVVEGLDVLDKIAAVETDQYDRPKLDIKMEVKRTK from the coding sequence ATGAAATTAATTGTTTTACTATTAATTGCTTTTGTGGGAGCAGGAATTTCGTGTAGCAATGCCAAACAGAGCAAAGAGCAGGAGTTGGTTGTTATTTCAACCGATTTTGGCGAAATAAAATTGAAGCTGTATGACGATACGCCGGAGCACAAAAAGAACTTTCTAAAACTAATTGATGAAGGTTATTACGATGGATTGCTTTTTCACCGGGTAATGGAAAACTTTATGATTCAGGGAGGCGATCCCGACTCGAAAGATGCAGCGCCCGGCGCCCGTTTGGGGGCTGGAAATCCGGGATATACTATTCCGGCAGAAATCCTTCCGCAACATTTTCATAAAAAAGGAGCGTTAGCGGCAGCACGTCGAGGCGGCTCTTCGAATCCTGAAAAACGATCAAGCGGCTCGCAGTTTTATATTGTGCAGGGCGAGGTTTTTACACCCGGAAAACTTGATACTATGGAAATGATGTTGAACAGCCGCGCCAAAAATGAATTTTTGCAGGAAAAATTTGCCGAAGCAAAACCGAAGTTAGACGAATACCGAAAAAATAATGATCAGGATGGGTTTAATATTTTTGTTGCAGAGCTACGTGCAGCTGCTGATAGTGCCTGGACTAATCAGCCCAAATTTTCGTTTACCGACGAGCAGCGCGAGGCATATACCACCATTGGAGGTTATCCTTCGTTAGATGGAGAGTACACTGTTTTTGGCGAGGTTGTTGAGGGACTGGATGTTTTGGATAAGATTGCAGCCGTTGAAACGGATCAGTATGATCGTCCGAAATTGGATATTAAAATGGAAGTAAAACGCACAAAATAG
- the mtnA gene encoding S-methyl-5-thioribose-1-phosphate isomerase, with amino-acid sequence MNIQGKHYHTIWIDTNDPTIIQVIDQRKLPFVFETFAMRSASDAFFAIKEMVVRGAPLIGVTAAYGMYLALFQLESKNWEEDLNQVAVYLKSSRPTAVNLAFAVDEMLTFILAHKNDAELEAKVLAKAGELKQQEIEFGDKIGEYGLEIIEEIYENKGSTVNILTHCNAGWLACIDWGTATAPIYKAHLKGIPVHVWVDETRPRNQGARLTAYELGEQGVPHTVIPDNAGGHLMQHQMVDMVIVGSDRTTVNGDVANKIGTYLKALAAHDNNVPFYVALPSSTFDWEMNDGVKEIPIEQRAGDEVAEIEGWHDEQIKKVRLIPEKSSVANYGFDVTPARLVSGLISERGICKADKESILRLYPEKINR; translated from the coding sequence ATGAACATTCAGGGAAAACATTATCATACCATTTGGATTGACACGAACGACCCGACAATCATTCAGGTAATCGATCAGCGGAAACTGCCTTTTGTCTTCGAAACTTTTGCCATGCGTTCTGCCAGCGATGCTTTTTTTGCCATTAAAGAAATGGTGGTTCGTGGCGCGCCATTAATTGGAGTAACTGCGGCTTATGGCATGTACCTGGCTCTTTTTCAGCTAGAAAGTAAAAATTGGGAAGAAGACTTAAACCAGGTGGCGGTGTATTTAAAATCATCGCGCCCAACAGCTGTAAATCTGGCTTTTGCTGTAGATGAAATGCTGACTTTTATTTTGGCGCATAAAAATGATGCGGAATTAGAAGCAAAAGTTCTGGCAAAAGCCGGCGAATTAAAACAGCAGGAAATAGAATTTGGCGATAAAATAGGGGAGTATGGGTTGGAAATTATCGAGGAAATTTATGAGAATAAAGGTAGCACAGTGAATATTTTAACCCACTGCAATGCAGGCTGGTTGGCTTGTATTGATTGGGGAACCGCAACTGCACCCATCTATAAAGCGCATTTAAAAGGAATTCCGGTGCATGTTTGGGTAGACGAAACGCGGCCGCGTAACCAGGGAGCACGATTAACTGCCTACGAACTGGGTGAACAGGGAGTGCCGCACACGGTGATTCCCGACAATGCCGGTGGCCACTTAATGCAACACCAAATGGTTGATATGGTAATTGTTGGCAGCGACCGAACAACCGTTAACGGCGATGTGGCCAATAAAATCGGAACATATTTGAAAGCGCTGGCTGCCCACGACAATAATGTGCCTTTTTATGTAGCACTGCCATCAAGTACATTCGATTGGGAAATGAATGATGGAGTGAAGGAAATTCCCATTGAACAACGAGCGGGCGATGAGGTGGCGGAGATTGAAGGCTGGCACGATGAGCAAATAAAGAAGGTGCGTTTGATTCCCGAAAAAAGTTCGGTTGCTAATTATGGTTTCGATGTAACTCCGGCGCGTCTGGTGAGTGGATTGATATCGGAACGAGGTATTTGTAAAGCAGATAAAGAAAGTATTTTAAGATTATATCCCGAGAAAATTAACAGATAA
- a CDS encoding HAD family phosphatase yields the protein MKADLTNIKNIIFDLGRVLLNLDFDASIKAFQKLGSDGAILNHKNAYADPIFYNLEIGEITPAEFRSGVRKLLQNEQLTDVQIDEAWCTMLLDIPVHRVKKVQELSQNYNLYLFSNTNQIHINRLLSEFKEQYDFDFPSLFTAVYYSHEIHDRKPEISSYEKVIALSGVNPEETLFIDDLEKNIVAGQTAGLKTFWLQNGMEMAELF from the coding sequence ATGAAAGCAGACCTTACGAACATAAAAAATATCATTTTCGATTTGGGGCGCGTGTTGTTAAACCTTGATTTTGATGCTTCGATAAAAGCCTTTCAAAAGCTTGGAAGCGATGGAGCAATTCTCAACCACAAAAATGCGTACGCCGACCCGATTTTCTACAACCTTGAAATTGGAGAAATAACGCCTGCGGAGTTTAGAAGTGGCGTAAGAAAACTACTTCAAAACGAACAGCTTACAGACGTACAAATTGACGAGGCTTGGTGTACAATGCTCCTTGACATTCCGGTACACCGTGTAAAAAAGGTACAGGAACTCAGCCAAAACTACAACCTCTATTTGTTTAGCAATACCAATCAAATTCATATCAACCGATTGCTTTCTGAATTTAAGGAGCAGTATGACTTCGATTTCCCGTCGCTGTTTACCGCAGTTTATTATTCACACGAGATTCACGACCGGAAACCGGAAATCAGCTCGTATGAAAAGGTAATTGCACTGTCGGGGGTTAATCCTGAAGAAACGTTGTTTATTGACGATTTGGAGAAAAACATCGTTGCCGGACAAACAGCCGGATTAAAAACATTCTGGTTACAAAATGGGATGGAGATGGCAGAGCTATTTTAA
- a CDS encoding phosphopantetheine-binding protein — METETFTEKSLRRNLYRVLRKTGVNRDNICLTASFYEDLNFDNIDWTIFIHYLERIFNIRINDEELNSFSNVNDTLLYLRGELVYSSN; from the coding sequence ATGGAAACAGAAACATTTACAGAAAAGTCGCTACGAAGAAACCTCTACCGGGTGTTGCGTAAAACAGGTGTTAACAGAGATAACATTTGTTTAACCGCCTCGTTTTATGAGGATCTGAATTTCGACAACATTGACTGGACTATTTTTATTCACTATTTAGAACGCATCTTCAACATACGGATAAATGATGAGGAACTAAATAGTTTTTCGAATGTGAACGATACGCTCCTGTACTTACGAGGAGAATTGGTTTATTCGAGTAATTAG
- a CDS encoding mechanosensitive ion channel domain-containing protein — protein sequence MEEVNSLSEKLYGLVMTYGPKLIGAIITLIIGLWVISILRGAIRRRFEKQDVDPSLRGFLNSLLGIGLKAMLWIAVIGMMGVQMTSFVAILGAAGLAVGMALSGTLQNFAGGVMILIFKPFKVGNYISAQGHSGTVNEIQIFNTILKTPDNKTIIIPNGGLATGSMINFSAEAKRRVDFTFGIAYGDDVDKAKEVLMKLIKADERIINDPAEPFIAVSELADSSVNLVVRVWAEAANYWGIYFDLHEKVYKTFEKEGLNIPFPQMDVHVQK from the coding sequence ATGGAAGAAGTAAACAGTTTATCCGAAAAACTTTATGGTTTAGTAATGACCTATGGCCCCAAATTAATCGGGGCAATCATTACTCTAATTATTGGCTTGTGGGTTATCTCTATTCTAAGAGGTGCGATACGTAGACGTTTTGAAAAACAAGATGTGGATCCCTCTCTTCGAGGCTTTCTAAACAGCCTGCTTGGAATTGGTTTAAAAGCCATGCTTTGGATCGCCGTTATTGGAATGATGGGCGTTCAGATGACCTCATTTGTTGCTATTTTAGGTGCTGCAGGTTTGGCCGTGGGAATGGCATTATCCGGCACCTTACAAAATTTTGCCGGAGGAGTAATGATTCTCATTTTTAAACCATTTAAAGTAGGAAACTATATAAGTGCACAGGGGCACTCGGGCACTGTAAACGAAATTCAGATTTTTAACACCATCCTGAAAACGCCGGATAATAAAACCATAATCATTCCGAATGGAGGATTGGCAACCGGTTCCATGATTAATTTCTCTGCCGAAGCAAAACGCCGTGTTGACTTTACTTTTGGTATTGCCTATGGCGATGACGTGGATAAAGCGAAGGAAGTTTTAATGAAATTGATAAAGGCTGACGAAAGAATAATTAACGACCCGGCCGAACCTTTTATTGCAGTTAGCGAACTGGCCGACAGCTCAGTAAATCTAGTAGTTCGTGTATGGGCCGAAGCTGCCAATTACTGGGGAATTTATTTCGATCTTCATGAAAAAGTTTACAAAACATTCGAAAAGGAAGGTCTCAATATTCCTTTCCCGCAAATGGATGTACATGTACAGAAATAA
- a CDS encoding peptidylprolyl isomerase — MLRTGLLIVFVCLLAVSASAQSHIIEISTNYGDMRFMLYDDTPKHRNAFIELANEGYYDGTLFYRVIEDFLIQGGSKSSRNAPPGKRIGYGDPDKTVDDEILKHYFHKKGSLCAPRQPDEVNPFKQSDISQFFIVKGSVHTSGALDTMEMAVNVPIRKKIVEKYMTPEVREQLKKLKEEKKVKEFRELAGEIKADIETDYNLDLNTLEFSDAQREAYTTVGGYPELDGKYTIFGECISGFDVIDKIAALKTDSNNRPYNDVKIKVNVIK; from the coding sequence ATGCTTAGAACCGGATTATTAATTGTATTTGTTTGTTTATTAGCTGTCTCAGCTTCTGCGCAATCGCATATTATTGAAATTTCGACAAATTACGGAGACATGCGTTTTATGCTTTACGACGACACGCCAAAACACCGAAACGCTTTTATCGAATTGGCTAACGAAGGTTATTACGATGGCACTTTGTTTTACCGTGTTATTGAGGATTTCCTGATTCAAGGAGGTTCAAAAAGCTCGCGGAACGCACCTCCGGGGAAACGAATTGGTTATGGCGACCCGGATAAAACCGTTGACGATGAAATTCTGAAGCATTATTTTCATAAAAAGGGATCGCTTTGTGCGCCCCGTCAGCCCGACGAGGTAAATCCGTTTAAGCAATCGGATATTTCGCAGTTTTTTATTGTAAAAGGAAGCGTGCATACCAGTGGTGCTTTGGATACTATGGAAATGGCTGTGAATGTTCCTATCCGGAAAAAAATTGTGGAGAAGTATATGACGCCCGAAGTTCGGGAGCAGCTGAAGAAGTTAAAAGAAGAGAAGAAGGTAAAAGAATTCAGGGAGCTTGCCGGCGAAATAAAAGCCGATATTGAAACCGATTACAATTTGGATCTCAATACGCTTGAATTTTCTGATGCCCAGCGCGAAGCGTATACTACAGTTGGCGGTTATCCCGAACTGGATGGGAAATACACAATCTTTGGCGAATGCATTTCGGGTTTTGATGTTATTGATAAAATTGCAGCTCTAAAAACCGATAGCAATAACCGGCCTTACAATGATGTAAAAATCAAAGTGAATGTGATTAAGTAG
- a CDS encoding peptidylprolyl isomerase codes for MAKQILFIVLAVVLFSSCGNKEKKETTQQEKTTLKPDAAADEKQDIWNQLMRSIAKIDSYDGDRILESGQGFFVGEDLLVTKYSLVNQATNVKVQPFDENRKYTARSFVAFDRINDLIILKVDSISREAIALQKDTLPNFAKSFYVAPKTGKTLQLFTGKVLNLANIRGTRLYRITNKIRTSQFGAPIFVSTGKAIGVVYSGTVNFEQQSFAIPAEFIVAMLRKKSETPEPLEMLKNTSNEKIAAENRKIKGLVLETDYGNISIKLFNETPEYRDNFIRLAKEHYFDSLLIHRVIADFGIQSGAADTRYAVPGANVGWKGPGYTIPAHIVPGLYHKRGMIGSPRKPDTENQRQRSDGSQFYIVSGRKYFDKGLDELEEINNYKFSAEQRQVYKTIGGAPHLDGSYTIFGQVTSGMDVVDKIVQVETDRRWRPLEDIRIKRVRILK; via the coding sequence ATGGCAAAACAAATTCTTTTTATAGTACTTGCTGTGGTTCTTTTTAGCTCATGTGGAAATAAAGAAAAGAAGGAAACGACACAGCAGGAGAAAACAACATTAAAACCAGACGCTGCTGCAGATGAAAAACAGGATATCTGGAATCAGTTAATGCGCTCGATTGCAAAAATTGATTCATACGATGGTGACCGGATACTGGAATCGGGGCAGGGATTTTTTGTTGGTGAAGATTTGCTGGTTACTAAATATTCCCTTGTCAATCAGGCCACCAATGTAAAAGTTCAGCCATTTGATGAGAATAGAAAATACACCGCACGTAGTTTTGTGGCTTTCGATCGTATAAACGACCTGATTATATTGAAAGTTGACAGTATCAGCCGCGAAGCCATTGCTTTGCAAAAAGACACTTTACCCAATTTTGCCAAATCGTTTTATGTGGCACCAAAAACCGGGAAAACCCTGCAACTTTTTACGGGGAAGGTTTTGAACCTTGCCAATATCAGGGGGACGAGGTTGTATCGCATCACCAATAAGATTCGGACATCGCAGTTTGGTGCGCCAATTTTTGTGTCGACCGGGAAAGCGATTGGCGTGGTATATTCCGGTACTGTTAATTTTGAGCAACAGAGTTTTGCCATTCCGGCAGAATTTATTGTAGCTATGCTGCGAAAGAAAAGCGAAACTCCTGAGCCTTTGGAGATGCTAAAAAATACATCGAACGAAAAGATTGCTGCTGAAAATCGCAAAATAAAAGGGCTTGTTTTGGAAACCGATTACGGAAACATTTCCATAAAACTTTTTAATGAAACACCCGAATACCGAGATAATTTTATCCGTCTGGCCAAGGAGCATTATTTCGATAGTTTATTGATTCACCGTGTGATTGCAGATTTTGGCATACAGAGTGGAGCCGCTGATACGCGTTATGCAGTGCCTGGGGCAAATGTGGGGTGGAAAGGCCCGGGCTACACTATTCCTGCGCATATTGTTCCCGGTTTGTATCATAAGCGTGGAATGATTGGTTCGCCACGAAAACCGGATACCGAAAATCAGCGTCAACGTTCCGACGGTTCGCAGTTTTACATCGTTTCGGGGCGAAAATATTTTGATAAAGGACTGGACGAGTTGGAAGAAATCAACAATTACAAGTTTTCGGCCGAACAAAGGCAGGTTTATAAAACCATAGGCGGCGCACCCCACCTTGATGGCAGTTATACCATTTTTGGGCAGGTAACTTCAGGAATGGATGTGGTCGATAAGATCGTTCAGGTAGAAACCGACAGGCGTTGGCGTCCGCTTGAAGATATTCGGATAAAACGTGTTCGAATTTTAAAATAG
- the mtnP gene encoding S-methyl-5'-thioadenosine phosphorylase, producing the protein MKKIAIIGGSGLEDPAILKEVTEVNVETPYGAPSSSFKCGKIGGVEVAILSRHGRDHSIPPSAVNNRANIWAIKELGCTHILATTACGSLRLEIGRGDIVMLDQFIDFTRFRKNSFVEEFEDGKLNHPAMSDPFNWKLRHALIENAKKLDLGFHKCGTVITIEGPRFSTRAESNMFRVWGADVINMSTAPECALANELEIPYAAVALSTDYDCWNVDEAPVTWEEVLKVFNENVKHVIALLQNTITSLQK; encoded by the coding sequence ATGAAAAAAATTGCAATAATAGGAGGTTCAGGATTGGAAGATCCTGCCATTCTGAAAGAGGTAACTGAAGTAAATGTTGAAACGCCATATGGAGCGCCTTCTTCGTCGTTTAAATGCGGCAAGATTGGTGGCGTAGAAGTGGCTATTTTATCGAGGCATGGCCGCGATCATTCTATTCCGCCCTCGGCAGTGAATAACCGGGCTAATATTTGGGCCATAAAAGAGTTGGGATGTACGCACATTTTAGCTACTACCGCCTGTGGAAGTCTTCGTTTGGAGATTGGCCGCGGTGACATTGTGATGCTCGATCAGTTTATTGATTTTACCCGCTTCAGAAAAAACAGCTTTGTTGAAGAATTTGAAGACGGAAAGCTAAATCACCCGGCAATGTCAGATCCGTTTAACTGGAAGCTTCGCCATGCTTTGATCGAAAATGCCAAAAAATTGGATCTTGGATTCCATAAATGCGGAACGGTAATAACAATTGAAGGACCTCGTTTTTCGACACGCGCCGAGTCAAATATGTTTCGTGTGTGGGGCGCTGATGTTATAAATATGTCGACAGCACCCGAGTGTGCACTGGCTAATGAGCTGGAGATTCCGTATGCGGCGGTGGCCCTAAGTACCGATTACGATTGTTGGAATGTTGATGAAGCGCCTGTTACCTGGGAAGAGGTGCTGAAAGTATTCAACGAGAATGTTAAGCATGTAATTGCGCTTTTGCAAAACACCATTACATCACTACAAAAATAG